The Lytechinus pictus isolate F3 Inbred chromosome 10, Lp3.0, whole genome shotgun sequence genome includes a window with the following:
- the LOC129269327 gene encoding SEC14-like protein 1 isoform X1: MAEQGGAVEGATASAAEEASKVDEDYIKKFLGDLTPLQESRLIQLREWLSETHKGKFETDKQVRNMPKDSHLLRFLRARDFNTEKAHEMITASLAWRKQHKVDQILSTWEPPPILLDYFPGGWHFYDKEGRPVFIMRLGQLDVKGLIKAVGEEAILRHVLSINEEGIRRTEQATKQTGRPISSWTCIVDCEGLSMRHLWRPGIKALLRMIEVVEANYPEVMGKLLIVRAPRVFPVIWTLVSPFIDENTRQKFLIYGGKNYMESGGLTDHIAQQYVPDFICGDCYCDIPEGGIIPKACYRSTDDLYSIGEPTLCAETVYKSVLLQKGIPHEVLVHVKDAQQVLTWDFDVLRGDIVFSVMVSRRPLTIHKEVTNPVSTPAGIIANTVVIDKSMQCGIDYKVVESALVCKAGESIQGSHVCQVAGWYVLQWRHYNISAALPSSAQKAAHHYHKSKIMFYHEVLASEDFRGSMTSLQSCHSGFSSLSISTTSSRASDRSHASSHTTISR; encoded by the exons ATGGCTGAACAAGGCGGAGCTGTAGAGGGCGCTACAGCTTCTGCTGCTGAAG AGGCATCCAAGGTGGATGAAGATTACATCAAGAAATTCCTTGGTGATCTGACACCCCTACAGGAGAGTAGACTAATCCAGCTCAGGGAATGGCTTAGTGAAACACATAAAGGAAAG TTTGAGACTGATAAACAAGTCAGAAAT ATGCCGAAAGATTCCCACCTACTCAGGTTCCTACGAGCAAGAGACTTCAACACAGAGAAAGCACATGAGATGATCACCGCATCGTTAGCATGGAGGAAACAGCATAAAGTAGATCAGATACTCAGTACATGGGAACCCCCGCCTATACTACTGGATTACTTCCCTGGTGGATGGCACTTCTATGACAAGG AGGGAAGACCAGTGTTTATAATGAGGCTTGGCCAGCTGGATGTGAAAGGACTCATCAAAGCTGTCGGGGAAGAGGCAATACTGAGACAT GTTCTCTCAATAAATGAAGAGGGTATCCGGAGGACAGAACAAGCTACCAAGCAGACGGGACGACCCATCAG TTCCTGGACGTGTATAGTAGACTGCGAAGGTCTGAGCATGCGCCATCTATGGCGGCCAGGCATCAAGGCACTCCTGCGCATGATAGAGGTCGTCGAGGCCAATTACCCAGAGGTCATGGGTAAGCTACTGATCGTGAGGGCGCCCCGCGTCTTTCCTGTCATCTGGACGCTGGTATCTCCATTCATTGATGAGAATACAAGACAGAAGTTTTTGATTTACGGAGGGAAGAATTACATGGAGAGTGGTGGACTCACCGATCACATAGCTCAACAGTATGTCCCAGACTTTATATGCGGTGACTGCTAT TGTGATATACCAGAGGGAGGGATAATCCCTAAGGCATGCTACCGATCTACTGATGATCTATACTCAATAGGAGAGCCTACACTATGTGCTGAGACTGTCTACAAGTCTGTTCTTCTGCAGAAAGGCATTCCACATGAG GTCCTAGTCCATGTCAAGGATGCCCAACAGGTCTTGACCTGGGACTTTGATGTCCTACGGGGGGACATCGTCTTCTCGGTCATGGTCTCCCGTCGACCGCTGACCATTCACAAAGAAGTGACCAATCCTGTGTCCACTCCGGCTGGAATCATAGCCAACACAGTGGTCATTGACAAGTCCATGCAGTGCGGCATTGACTACAAGGTTGTAGAGTCTGCTCTGGTCTGTAAAGCAGGTGAAAGTATACAG GGTTCCCATGTATGTCAGGTAGCAGGATGGTATGTGTTACAATGGAGGCATTATAACATCTCAGCTGCTCTACCCAGCTCGGCCCAGAAGGCtgctcatcattatcataaatcaAAGATCATGTTCTACCATGAAGTACTAGCATCAGAAGATTTCAG GGGCTCGATGACCAGCTTACAGTCCTGCCACAGTGGGTTCTCATCATTGAGTATCAGTACAACGTCTAGTAGAGCCAGCGACCGATCCCATGCTAGCTCCCACACCACGATCTCAAGGTGA
- the LOC129269327 gene encoding SEC14-like protein 1 isoform X2, with translation MAEQGGAVEGATASAAEEASKVDEDYIKKFLGDLTPLQESRLIQLREWLSETHKGKMPKDSHLLRFLRARDFNTEKAHEMITASLAWRKQHKVDQILSTWEPPPILLDYFPGGWHFYDKEGRPVFIMRLGQLDVKGLIKAVGEEAILRHVLSINEEGIRRTEQATKQTGRPISSWTCIVDCEGLSMRHLWRPGIKALLRMIEVVEANYPEVMGKLLIVRAPRVFPVIWTLVSPFIDENTRQKFLIYGGKNYMESGGLTDHIAQQYVPDFICGDCYCDIPEGGIIPKACYRSTDDLYSIGEPTLCAETVYKSVLLQKGIPHEVLVHVKDAQQVLTWDFDVLRGDIVFSVMVSRRPLTIHKEVTNPVSTPAGIIANTVVIDKSMQCGIDYKVVESALVCKAGESIQGSHVCQVAGWYVLQWRHYNISAALPSSAQKAAHHYHKSKIMFYHEVLASEDFRGSMTSLQSCHSGFSSLSISTTSSRASDRSHASSHTTISR, from the exons ATGGCTGAACAAGGCGGAGCTGTAGAGGGCGCTACAGCTTCTGCTGCTGAAG AGGCATCCAAGGTGGATGAAGATTACATCAAGAAATTCCTTGGTGATCTGACACCCCTACAGGAGAGTAGACTAATCCAGCTCAGGGAATGGCTTAGTGAAACACATAAAGGAAAG ATGCCGAAAGATTCCCACCTACTCAGGTTCCTACGAGCAAGAGACTTCAACACAGAGAAAGCACATGAGATGATCACCGCATCGTTAGCATGGAGGAAACAGCATAAAGTAGATCAGATACTCAGTACATGGGAACCCCCGCCTATACTACTGGATTACTTCCCTGGTGGATGGCACTTCTATGACAAGG AGGGAAGACCAGTGTTTATAATGAGGCTTGGCCAGCTGGATGTGAAAGGACTCATCAAAGCTGTCGGGGAAGAGGCAATACTGAGACAT GTTCTCTCAATAAATGAAGAGGGTATCCGGAGGACAGAACAAGCTACCAAGCAGACGGGACGACCCATCAG TTCCTGGACGTGTATAGTAGACTGCGAAGGTCTGAGCATGCGCCATCTATGGCGGCCAGGCATCAAGGCACTCCTGCGCATGATAGAGGTCGTCGAGGCCAATTACCCAGAGGTCATGGGTAAGCTACTGATCGTGAGGGCGCCCCGCGTCTTTCCTGTCATCTGGACGCTGGTATCTCCATTCATTGATGAGAATACAAGACAGAAGTTTTTGATTTACGGAGGGAAGAATTACATGGAGAGTGGTGGACTCACCGATCACATAGCTCAACAGTATGTCCCAGACTTTATATGCGGTGACTGCTAT TGTGATATACCAGAGGGAGGGATAATCCCTAAGGCATGCTACCGATCTACTGATGATCTATACTCAATAGGAGAGCCTACACTATGTGCTGAGACTGTCTACAAGTCTGTTCTTCTGCAGAAAGGCATTCCACATGAG GTCCTAGTCCATGTCAAGGATGCCCAACAGGTCTTGACCTGGGACTTTGATGTCCTACGGGGGGACATCGTCTTCTCGGTCATGGTCTCCCGTCGACCGCTGACCATTCACAAAGAAGTGACCAATCCTGTGTCCACTCCGGCTGGAATCATAGCCAACACAGTGGTCATTGACAAGTCCATGCAGTGCGGCATTGACTACAAGGTTGTAGAGTCTGCTCTGGTCTGTAAAGCAGGTGAAAGTATACAG GGTTCCCATGTATGTCAGGTAGCAGGATGGTATGTGTTACAATGGAGGCATTATAACATCTCAGCTGCTCTACCCAGCTCGGCCCAGAAGGCtgctcatcattatcataaatcaAAGATCATGTTCTACCATGAAGTACTAGCATCAGAAGATTTCAG GGGCTCGATGACCAGCTTACAGTCCTGCCACAGTGGGTTCTCATCATTGAGTATCAGTACAACGTCTAGTAGAGCCAGCGACCGATCCCATGCTAGCTCCCACACCACGATCTCAAGGTGA
- the LOC129269328 gene encoding uncharacterized protein LOC129269328, whose product MDSTTEFPHVALSPGERSPEMESSSQDQPSPDDKSDTLEAGSAPVSTTAKEPLGEGSLELGLTQPETGLPEKLVEPLEGSLQQKQNLTRKTDVSSVENSGGQEGVPLSIEKILEKSGNGSVVQSAPETQEVPDQVQKEVVKDGPGVDSATQSAAFSSENENQIDISIQEHSEEASVGEKSVETPGEVVRQGIDGGNQELEEEGMECTDGDTNLGEGIQIGSNGSSEKKESSEDADKDSVDIIENAALSEMAVGQTSEPDKDETSGGSCQVHGDSTPNEGNLESHQAEPSDKESSRSPVPCESSTENVVANLISDSLVSEFSQEGTKEEGSSQEDQDPNDESALAVSDAGIVGDKEMANADGVEKESQSAENDQEPELMDTQIIETEDGNTQDSMAELGTKDSLDDCNIDKVPKIYDECSMESFVSAKSGELDYRDSLQGSPLPVKRVRELIDESPRASPKRSRTSTPTIQSDDDLGHFPAENVFEYQWPQDNPGEWYFVQEQISEFLGVKSFKRKYPNLERRVMDIKEKEFLRERGVVTEEQVTLGLTALRGDEVYDLMMKDYPNRYTEYARLVQEKQRQNISNQHKGYEAPTMDASKIKEYIKKAAKQAAEFNALLMREKREERQYYFDLQTMQLQMKKLSKEDTKIGAYPVAVIPGQYQDYCRYYSADELNYLPLNTAIYGPMAIRRKTDYGPEVEEEEGDDDLDIMAELTKNEDRDKDKEKSKSVTSQPLNEHQQRQQQEQRLQQLLNQPLQPVQQQQEKPKPQRQAPRPKQQKPPPPQKQEEQQPPPVSSTPAASKSPSGPTILRPRAGPIIVQPGPESGGSGDSDMVRLPGPEALQQSMEAVVPTAPRPYQPKIKPTAICGLCLKDRRSNTKGVSENLVHCSQCDNSGHPSCLDMNDELVATIKTYPWQCMECKTCSQCGDPTHEDKMMFCDKCDRGYHTFCVGLTDIPTGNWLCPTCSAGGLPPPVPPPPPSNFTRGLTPLQLQGSVPPLPLLLQETPQLQPSLPLPQQGGPPQQQGIPPQGVLPMPPQQQGIPPQPQGLLAHPNHAPLPQQGMPQQQGLPPQQGLPPQQQQGGRS is encoded by the exons ATGGATTCCACAACTGAATTTCCCCATGTTGCTTTGTCACCGGGTGAGAGGAGTCCGGAGATGGAGAGTAGCAGCCAAGATCAACCATCACCTGATGACAAAAGTGACACTTTGGAAGCTGGCAGTGCGCCTGTAAGCACAACTGCAAAAGAACCTCTTGGAGAAGGATCTTTAGAGCTCGGGTTAACACAACCTGAAACAGGGTTACCAGAAAAATTGGTTGAGCCTCTCGAAGGATCGCTACAACAAAAGCAAAATCTGACAAGAAAGACTGATGTATCTTCTGTGGAGAATTCTGGAGGTCAAGAAGGAGTGCCCCTTTCGATAGAGAAAATTTTGGAAAAGTCAGGAAATGGGAGTGTTGTGCAGAGTGCTCCAGAAACCCAGGAAGTACCTGACCAAGTTCAAAAGGAAGTTGTAAAGGATGGTCCAGGAGTTGATTCAGCAACACAAAGTGCagcattttcatctgaaaatgaAAACCAAATTGACATTTCCATCCAAGAACATTCAGAAGAGGCATCTGTTGGTGAAAAGAGTGTGGAGACTCCTGGTGAAGTTGTGAGGCAAGGTATCGATGGAGGAAACCAAGAGCTTGAAGAAGAAGGTATGGAATGTACAGATGGTGACACAAATCTAGGTGAAGGTATTCAAATTGGAAGCAATGGTTCTTCTGAGAAGAAGGAATCTAGTGAAGATGCAGATAAAGACTCTGTTGACATAATTGAAAATGCTGCTCTCTCAGAGATGGCTGTAGGACAAACAAGTGAGCCTGATAAGGACGAGACCAGTGGAGGAAGCTGTCAAGTACATGGTGATTCCACTCCCAATGAAGGAAATTTGGAAAGTCATCAGGCAGAGCCTAGTGATAAGGAAAGCAGCAGATCACCAGTCCCATGTGAGAGCAGCACAGAAAATGTAGTAGCCAACTTAATCAGTGATTCTCTTGTCTCAGAATTCAGTCAAgaaggaacgaaagaagaagGTTCTTCTCAGGAAGATCAAGATCCCAATGATGAATCAGCTTTGGCTGTTAGTGATGCTGGCATTGTAGGTGATAAAGAAATGGCTAACGCAGACGGTGTAGAAAAGGAGTCCCAGAGCGCTGAAAATGATCAGGAACCAGAGCTCATGGACACCCAGATCATAGAAACAGAAGATGGGAACACTCAGGACTCCATGGCTGAACTCGGCACCAAGGACAGTCTTGATGACTGTAACATTGACAAGGTTCCCAAGATTTATGATGAGTGCAGCATGGAGAGTTTTGTTTCAGCCAAGAGTGGAGAGCTTGACTACAGGGATAGCCTTCAAGGAAGTCCATTGCCCGTGAAGAGGGTCCGGGAGCTGATAGATGAAAGCCCAAGGGCCAGTCCCAAGAGGTCCAGGACAAGTACCCCTACTATCCAGAGTGATGATGA ttTGGGCCATTTTCCTGCAGAGAATGTCTTTGAGTACCAGTGGCCACAGGACAATCCTGGCGAATGGTACTTTGTCCAGGAACAGATCAGTGAGTTCCTGGGAGTCAAATCCTTCAAGCGCAAGTACCCAA ATCTTGAGAGGCGGGTAATGGATATCAAGGAGAAGGAATTTCTTCGAGAGAGGGGTGTGGTCACAGAGGAACAGGTTACGCTTG GTTTGACTGCCCTACGAGGAGATGAGGTATATGACCTGATGATGAAGGATTATCCTAACAGATACACCGAGTACGCCCGATTGGTCCAGGAAAAACAGAGGCAGAATATCAGTAATCAGCATAAAGGATACGAAGCG CCAACAATGGATGCAAGTAAGATCAAAGAATACATCAAGAAGGCTGCCAAACAAGCCGCAGAGTTCAACGCACTCTTGatgagagagaagagagaagaaagacAGTACTACTTTGACCTACAAACAATG caacTCCAGATGAAGAAGTTGAGTAAAGAGGATACAAAGATCGGTGCCTATCCTGTAGCGGTCATCCCTGGCCAGTACCAGGACTACTGTAGATA TTACTCAGCTGATGAACTGAATTATTTGCCATTGAACACTGCCATCTATGGTCCAATGGCGATCAGGAGAAAGACTGACTATGGTCCTGAAGTggaggaggaagagggagaTGATGATCTTGATATCATGGCT GAATTAACCAAAAATGAGGATAGAGACAAGGATAAGGAAAAGAGCAAATCTGTCACCAGTCAACCACTGAATGAGCATCAACAGCGGCAGCAACAAGAGCAACGTCTGCAACAGTTACTGAATCAACCACTCCAACCAGTACAGCAGCAGCAGGAGAAACCAAAACCGCAACGGCAAGCACCACGCCCAAAGCAACAGAAGCCACCTCCACCACAGAAACAAGAAGAGCAGCAGCCGCCTCCTGTGAGTTCTACGCCAGCAGCATCCAAGTCACCATCAGGACCTACCATCTTGAGACCGAGGGCAGGACCGATCATAGTCCAGCCAGGGCCAGAGTCTGGTGGCAGTGGGGACAGTGACATGGTGAGACTACCTGGTCCTGAGGCTCTGCAGCAGAGTATGGAAGCAGTGGTACCAACTGCTCCAAGACCTTATCAG CCCAAGATCAAGCCTACTGCTATCTGCGGCTTATGTTTGAAAGACAGACGAAGTAACACCAAGGGAGTTTCAGAGAATCTGGTTCACTGCTCACAGTGTGATAACAGTG GTCACCCGTCATGTTTGGATATGAATGATGAGTTGGTAGCAACCATTAAGACCTACCCTTGGCAGTGTATGGAATGCAAGACCTGTTCACAATGTGGTGATCCTACACATGAG GATAAGATGATGTTTTGTGATAAGTGTGATAGAGGATACCATACCTTCTGTGTTGGACTCACAGATATACCAACAG gaaATTGGCTTTGTCCAACCTGTTCTGCTGGGGGTCTCCCTCCCCCTGTACCGCCTCCACCACCATCAAACTTCACAAGGGGGCTTACCCCATTACAACTACAAGGAAGTGTCCCACCACTTCCATTGCTGCTACAGGAAACACCACAGCTCCAACCATCTCTACCACTACCACAGCAAGGGGGACCACCTCAGCAACAGGGTATACCACCACAAGGTGTACTGCCAATGCCACCCCAACAACAAGGCATTCCACCACAACCTCAGGGGTTGCTGGCACACCCAAATCACGCACCACTTCCACAACAGGGGATGCCCCAGCAACAAGGTCTACCACCCCAGCAAGGCTTGCCTCCACAGCAGCAACAGGGCGGTCGATCCTAG